A part of Chitinophagales bacterium genomic DNA contains:
- a CDS encoding DUF4386 family protein, with the protein MNNVYAKRYGHIAGILYLVIIISGLFSELFVRSALIIPGDATATAHNI; encoded by the coding sequence ATGAACAATGTATATGCGAAACGTTACGGCCATATAGCAGGCATACTCTATTTAGTTATCATCATCAGCGGGCTGTTCAGCGAACTGTTTGTTCGCTCTGCGCTTATCATTCCGGGCGATGCCACTGCCACCGCTCATAACATCT
- a CDS encoding VWA domain-containing protein, with the protein MKGLLDWQHMSFAHPYYFGLFLLIPFMIWWQYTKKKYDNPSIRLTTISGLKEVKPTWRVQLRPALFWLRVLALSFLIIALARPQSSSVSESIDSEGIDIVMSIDVSGSMLAEDLKPNRIEAAKKVAEEFVNDRPTDRIGLVIFAGESFTQVPITIDHNVLKEQISKIKSGVLVDGTAIGMGLATGVDRLRASKAKSRVLILLTDGVNNTGLIDPSTALEIAKRYKVRVYTIGIGSEGQAPYPVQTPFGTQKQMMPVQIDEALLQKIAKETGGKYYRATSNKSLKSVYNEIDQLEKTKIEVSSYKQYAELFFPFALMAIIFLLTEMILRYTVFKSVT; encoded by the coding sequence ATGAAAGGATTACTGGACTGGCAACATATGAGCTTTGCGCACCCGTATTATTTCGGGCTGTTCCTGCTGATACCTTTTATGATATGGTGGCAGTACACCAAAAAGAAATACGACAATCCTTCTATCAGGCTCACCACTATTTCAGGACTGAAAGAAGTGAAACCTACATGGCGGGTACAACTTCGCCCTGCCCTGTTCTGGCTGCGTGTACTGGCTTTGTCTTTCCTCATTATTGCGCTGGCGCGCCCGCAGTCAAGCAGCGTATCAGAGTCTATTGACAGTGAAGGGATAGATATCGTAATGTCTATAGATGTTTCGGGCAGTATGCTGGCAGAGGACCTGAAACCCAACCGTATAGAAGCGGCAAAAAAAGTAGCAGAAGAATTTGTGAATGACCGACCTACCGACCGTATAGGACTGGTGATATTTGCCGGAGAGAGTTTCACGCAGGTACCTATCACTATCGATCATAACGTACTGAAAGAGCAGATAAGCAAAATAAAAAGTGGTGTATTGGTAGACGGTACCGCCATAGGCATGGGACTGGCAACCGGTGTAGACCGCCTGCGTGCCTCCAAGGCCAAAAGCCGTGTGCTGATACTGCTGACAGACGGGGTGAACAACACAGGCCTGATAGACCCCAGCACGGCGCTGGAAATTGCCAAGCGTTATAAAGTACGTGTGTACACCATTGGTATAGGTAGCGAGGGTCAAGCGCCCTACCCGGTACAAACACCTTTCGGTACTCAGAAGCAAATGATGCCCGTGCAGATAGACGAGGCATTGCTACAGAAAATAGCGAAAGAAACAGGTGGTAAATATTACCGGGCTACCAGCAACAAGTCGCTAAAATCGGTATACAACGAAATAGACCAACTGGAAAAGACCAAGATAGAAGTAAGCAGCTACAAGCAATATGCGGAATTGTTCTTCCCATTCGCATTAATGGCTATCATCTTCCTGCTTACCGAAATGATACTGCGCTATACGGTGTTCAAGAGTGTGACATAG